The following are from one region of the Calypte anna isolate BGI_N300 chromosome 13, bCalAnn1_v1.p, whole genome shotgun sequence genome:
- the NEURL1B gene encoding E3 ubiquitin-protein ligase NEURL1B isoform X3 gives MRSAHDTSHQTRSVSSRPYYSLPNNSHERRSVLAITEPPRFHSQAKGKNVRLDAHSRKATRRNSFCNGVTFTNRPIHLYEKVRLKLVAVHHGWSGALRFGFTIHDPSQMSSEEIPKYACPDLVTRPGYWAKALPERFAVRDNILAFWVDRHGRVFYSINDEEPILFHCGIKVSGPLWALIDVYGITHEVQILDSMFAETMTSARLSTARLSTCLPQSNHDSANFNNNELENNQVVAKIANLNLSRVPGLGTDNHIIPCCPNRRPRAQGVPAFLDTDLRFHPTRGPDITFSQDRMVACTNWQESNRTLVFSDRPLHIGESLFVEVGHLGLPYYGALSFGITSCDPSTLRTNELPADPDFLLDRKEYWVVYRAFPVLSSGDILSFMVLPNGEVHHGVNGASRGMLMCVDTSQSLWVFFTIHGVINQLKILGTVQSSPVTVSPSGSPGGSQYDSDSDMAFSVNRSSSASESSLVTAPSSPLSPPISPVFPPPEPSSSKNGECTVCFDSEVDTVIYTCGHMCLCNTCGLKLKKQLNACCPICRRVIKDVIKIYRP, from the exons ATGCGAAGCGCACACG ACACAAGCCACCAGACCCGCTCTGTCTCCAGCCGCCCCTACTACAGTTTGCCCAACAACAGCCATGAGAGGCGCTCGGTCCTCGCCATCACGGAGCCTCCGCGTTTCCACTCCCAAGCCAAAGGCAAGAACGTGCGCTTAGACGCTCACTCCCGCAAGGCCACGCGGAGGAACAGTTTCTGCAATGGGGTCACCTTCACCAATCGACCCATCCACCTCTACGAGAAGGTCAGGCTGAAGCTGGTGGCTGTGCACCACGGCTGGAGTGGGGCTCTACGCTTTGGCTTCACCATTCATGACCCGTCGCAGATGAGCTCTGAGGAGATACCAAAGTACGCCTGTCCGGACCTGGTGACCCGACCCGGTTACTGGGCCAAAGCTTTGCCAGAGAGGTTTGCTGTGAGAGACAATATCTTGGCCTTCTGGGTTGACCGTCACGGGAGAGTCTTCTACAGTATTAATGATGAGGAGCCAATATTGTTTCACTGTGGTATTAAAGTTTCTGGTCCTCTCTGGGCACTCATAGACGTCTATGGAATCACCCATGAAGTGCAAATACTAG ACAGCATGTTTGCAGAGACCATGACCTCTGCCCGTCTCAGCACCGCCCGTCTCAGCACTTGCCTTCCGCAGAGCAACCACGATTCAGCCAACTTCAACAACAACGAGCTGGAGAACAACCAAGTGGTGGCCAAAATTGCAAACCTAAACCTAAGCAGAGTCCCAGGGCTTGGGACAGACAACCACATCATCCCCTGCTGCCCCAACCGACGGCCACGTGCCCAGGGGGTGCCCGCCTTCCTGGACACAGACCTGAGGTTCCACCCCACCCGTGGACCTGACATCACCTTTTCTCAGGACCGGATGGTTGCTTGTACCAACTGGCAAGAGAGCAACAGGACTTTGGTGTTTTCTGACCGGCCTTTGCACATCGGTGAAAGCCTCTTTGTGGAAGTAGGACATCTTGGCTTGCCATACTATGGGGCCCTTTCGTTTGGCATCACTTCTTGTGATCCGAGTACTTTACGGACAAACGAGCTCCCAGCAGATCCAGACTTTCTCTTGGACCGCAAGGAGTACTGGGTGGTTTACAGAGCCTTCCCAGTCCTCAGCAGTGGTGACATTCTCAGTTTCATGGTCTTGCCCAACGGGGAGGTGCACCATGGAGTGAATGGAGCCAGCCGAGGAATGCTAATGTGTGTGGACACCTCACAGTCTCTCTGGGTGTTTTTTACAATCCATGGTGTAATCAACCAGCTCAAAATCCTGG GCACTGTGCAGTCCAGCCCAGTGACCGTCTCTCCCTCAGGATCCCCTGGTGGCTCACAGTATGACAGTGACTCAGACATGGCCTTCAGTGTGAACAGGTCATCCTCTGCTTCAGAGTCATCGCTCG tgactgctcccagctcccctctGAGCCCCCCCATCTCTCCTGTCTTCCCCCCTCCAGAGCCATCAAGCAGCAAGAACGGGGAATGCACCGTCTGCTTTGACAGCGAGGTGGACACGGTGATCTACACCTGCGGACACATGTGCCTCTGCAACACCTGTGGTCTTAAACTGAAGAAACAGCTCAATGCCTGCTGCCCAATCTGCCGTCGGGTCATCAAAGATGTTATTAAAATCTACCGTCCGTAG
- the NEURL1B gene encoding E3 ubiquitin-protein ligase NEURL1B isoform X2, which translates to MGNTVHKTLADTSHQTRSVSSRPYYSLPNNSHERRSVLAITEPPRFHSQAKGKNVRLDAHSRKATRRNSFCNGVTFTNRPIHLYEKVRLKLVAVHHGWSGALRFGFTIHDPSQMSSEEIPKYACPDLVTRPGYWAKALPERFAVRDNILAFWVDRHGRVFYSINDEEPILFHCGIKVSGPLWALIDVYGITHEVQILDSMFAETMTSARLSTARLSTCLPQSNHDSANFNNNELENNQVVAKIANLNLSRVPGLGTDNHIIPCCPNRRPRAQGVPAFLDTDLRFHPTRGPDITFSQDRMVACTNWQESNRTLVFSDRPLHIGESLFVEVGHLGLPYYGALSFGITSCDPSTLRTNELPADPDFLLDRKEYWVVYRAFPVLSSGDILSFMVLPNGEVHHGVNGASRGMLMCVDTSQSLWVFFTIHGVINQLKILGTVQSSPVTVSPSGSPGGSQYDSDSDMAFSVNRSSSASESSLVTAPSSPLSPPISPVFPPPEPSSSKNGECTVCFDSEVDTVIYTCGHMCLCNTCGLKLKKQLNACCPICRRVIKDVIKIYRP; encoded by the exons ATGGGCAACACGGTGCACAAGACCCTGGCAG ACACAAGCCACCAGACCCGCTCTGTCTCCAGCCGCCCCTACTACAGTTTGCCCAACAACAGCCATGAGAGGCGCTCGGTCCTCGCCATCACGGAGCCTCCGCGTTTCCACTCCCAAGCCAAAGGCAAGAACGTGCGCTTAGACGCTCACTCCCGCAAGGCCACGCGGAGGAACAGTTTCTGCAATGGGGTCACCTTCACCAATCGACCCATCCACCTCTACGAGAAGGTCAGGCTGAAGCTGGTGGCTGTGCACCACGGCTGGAGTGGGGCTCTACGCTTTGGCTTCACCATTCATGACCCGTCGCAGATGAGCTCTGAGGAGATACCAAAGTACGCCTGTCCGGACCTGGTGACCCGACCCGGTTACTGGGCCAAAGCTTTGCCAGAGAGGTTTGCTGTGAGAGACAATATCTTGGCCTTCTGGGTTGACCGTCACGGGAGAGTCTTCTACAGTATTAATGATGAGGAGCCAATATTGTTTCACTGTGGTATTAAAGTTTCTGGTCCTCTCTGGGCACTCATAGACGTCTATGGAATCACCCATGAAGTGCAAATACTAG ACAGCATGTTTGCAGAGACCATGACCTCTGCCCGTCTCAGCACCGCCCGTCTCAGCACTTGCCTTCCGCAGAGCAACCACGATTCAGCCAACTTCAACAACAACGAGCTGGAGAACAACCAAGTGGTGGCCAAAATTGCAAACCTAAACCTAAGCAGAGTCCCAGGGCTTGGGACAGACAACCACATCATCCCCTGCTGCCCCAACCGACGGCCACGTGCCCAGGGGGTGCCCGCCTTCCTGGACACAGACCTGAGGTTCCACCCCACCCGTGGACCTGACATCACCTTTTCTCAGGACCGGATGGTTGCTTGTACCAACTGGCAAGAGAGCAACAGGACTTTGGTGTTTTCTGACCGGCCTTTGCACATCGGTGAAAGCCTCTTTGTGGAAGTAGGACATCTTGGCTTGCCATACTATGGGGCCCTTTCGTTTGGCATCACTTCTTGTGATCCGAGTACTTTACGGACAAACGAGCTCCCAGCAGATCCAGACTTTCTCTTGGACCGCAAGGAGTACTGGGTGGTTTACAGAGCCTTCCCAGTCCTCAGCAGTGGTGACATTCTCAGTTTCATGGTCTTGCCCAACGGGGAGGTGCACCATGGAGTGAATGGAGCCAGCCGAGGAATGCTAATGTGTGTGGACACCTCACAGTCTCTCTGGGTGTTTTTTACAATCCATGGTGTAATCAACCAGCTCAAAATCCTGG GCACTGTGCAGTCCAGCCCAGTGACCGTCTCTCCCTCAGGATCCCCTGGTGGCTCACAGTATGACAGTGACTCAGACATGGCCTTCAGTGTGAACAGGTCATCCTCTGCTTCAGAGTCATCGCTCG tgactgctcccagctcccctctGAGCCCCCCCATCTCTCCTGTCTTCCCCCCTCCAGAGCCATCAAGCAGCAAGAACGGGGAATGCACCGTCTGCTTTGACAGCGAGGTGGACACGGTGATCTACACCTGCGGACACATGTGCCTCTGCAACACCTGTGGTCTTAAACTGAAGAAACAGCTCAATGCCTGCTGCCCAATCTGCCGTCGGGTCATCAAAGATGTTATTAAAATCTACCGTCCGTAG
- the NEURL1B gene encoding E3 ubiquitin-protein ligase NEURL1B isoform X1 yields MGNAESVLRGAAAIDTSHQTRSVSSRPYYSLPNNSHERRSVLAITEPPRFHSQAKGKNVRLDAHSRKATRRNSFCNGVTFTNRPIHLYEKVRLKLVAVHHGWSGALRFGFTIHDPSQMSSEEIPKYACPDLVTRPGYWAKALPERFAVRDNILAFWVDRHGRVFYSINDEEPILFHCGIKVSGPLWALIDVYGITHEVQILDSMFAETMTSARLSTARLSTCLPQSNHDSANFNNNELENNQVVAKIANLNLSRVPGLGTDNHIIPCCPNRRPRAQGVPAFLDTDLRFHPTRGPDITFSQDRMVACTNWQESNRTLVFSDRPLHIGESLFVEVGHLGLPYYGALSFGITSCDPSTLRTNELPADPDFLLDRKEYWVVYRAFPVLSSGDILSFMVLPNGEVHHGVNGASRGMLMCVDTSQSLWVFFTIHGVINQLKILGTVQSSPVTVSPSGSPGGSQYDSDSDMAFSVNRSSSASESSLVTAPSSPLSPPISPVFPPPEPSSSKNGECTVCFDSEVDTVIYTCGHMCLCNTCGLKLKKQLNACCPICRRVIKDVIKIYRP; encoded by the exons ACACAAGCCACCAGACCCGCTCTGTCTCCAGCCGCCCCTACTACAGTTTGCCCAACAACAGCCATGAGAGGCGCTCGGTCCTCGCCATCACGGAGCCTCCGCGTTTCCACTCCCAAGCCAAAGGCAAGAACGTGCGCTTAGACGCTCACTCCCGCAAGGCCACGCGGAGGAACAGTTTCTGCAATGGGGTCACCTTCACCAATCGACCCATCCACCTCTACGAGAAGGTCAGGCTGAAGCTGGTGGCTGTGCACCACGGCTGGAGTGGGGCTCTACGCTTTGGCTTCACCATTCATGACCCGTCGCAGATGAGCTCTGAGGAGATACCAAAGTACGCCTGTCCGGACCTGGTGACCCGACCCGGTTACTGGGCCAAAGCTTTGCCAGAGAGGTTTGCTGTGAGAGACAATATCTTGGCCTTCTGGGTTGACCGTCACGGGAGAGTCTTCTACAGTATTAATGATGAGGAGCCAATATTGTTTCACTGTGGTATTAAAGTTTCTGGTCCTCTCTGGGCACTCATAGACGTCTATGGAATCACCCATGAAGTGCAAATACTAG ACAGCATGTTTGCAGAGACCATGACCTCTGCCCGTCTCAGCACCGCCCGTCTCAGCACTTGCCTTCCGCAGAGCAACCACGATTCAGCCAACTTCAACAACAACGAGCTGGAGAACAACCAAGTGGTGGCCAAAATTGCAAACCTAAACCTAAGCAGAGTCCCAGGGCTTGGGACAGACAACCACATCATCCCCTGCTGCCCCAACCGACGGCCACGTGCCCAGGGGGTGCCCGCCTTCCTGGACACAGACCTGAGGTTCCACCCCACCCGTGGACCTGACATCACCTTTTCTCAGGACCGGATGGTTGCTTGTACCAACTGGCAAGAGAGCAACAGGACTTTGGTGTTTTCTGACCGGCCTTTGCACATCGGTGAAAGCCTCTTTGTGGAAGTAGGACATCTTGGCTTGCCATACTATGGGGCCCTTTCGTTTGGCATCACTTCTTGTGATCCGAGTACTTTACGGACAAACGAGCTCCCAGCAGATCCAGACTTTCTCTTGGACCGCAAGGAGTACTGGGTGGTTTACAGAGCCTTCCCAGTCCTCAGCAGTGGTGACATTCTCAGTTTCATGGTCTTGCCCAACGGGGAGGTGCACCATGGAGTGAATGGAGCCAGCCGAGGAATGCTAATGTGTGTGGACACCTCACAGTCTCTCTGGGTGTTTTTTACAATCCATGGTGTAATCAACCAGCTCAAAATCCTGG GCACTGTGCAGTCCAGCCCAGTGACCGTCTCTCCCTCAGGATCCCCTGGTGGCTCACAGTATGACAGTGACTCAGACATGGCCTTCAGTGTGAACAGGTCATCCTCTGCTTCAGAGTCATCGCTCG tgactgctcccagctcccctctGAGCCCCCCCATCTCTCCTGTCTTCCCCCCTCCAGAGCCATCAAGCAGCAAGAACGGGGAATGCACCGTCTGCTTTGACAGCGAGGTGGACACGGTGATCTACACCTGCGGACACATGTGCCTCTGCAACACCTGTGGTCTTAAACTGAAGAAACAGCTCAATGCCTGCTGCCCAATCTGCCGTCGGGTCATCAAAGATGTTATTAAAATCTACCGTCCGTAG